The Streptomyces sp. HUAS CB01 genome has a segment encoding these proteins:
- a CDS encoding NADH:flavin oxidoreductase/NADH oxidase: MSALFEPYTLRSVTIPNRVWMAPMCQYSAEATGPDAGVPTDWHFAHYAARAAGGTGLILVEATAVAPEGRISPYDLGIWNDTQTDAFRRITRFLKEQGAVPGIQIAHAGRKASTGRPWKDGGPVGPDADGWQPVAPSPVPFDDGHPVPDELTTDQIAALPARFADAARRALDAGFEVVEVHGAHGYLIGEFLSPHSNHRTDEYGGSFENRTRFALEVVDAVRAVWPQDLPLFFRISATDWLEENGWTADETVRLASLLKEHGVDLLDVSSGGNAARVRIPVGPGYQVPFAARVRNETGLPVAAVGLITDPEQAEKVLANGEADAVLLGRELLRSPSWARRAAHELGGTVRVPEQYHRSV, from the coding sequence GTGAGCGCACTGTTCGAGCCGTACACCCTGCGGTCCGTGACGATCCCGAACCGCGTGTGGATGGCACCGATGTGCCAGTACAGCGCCGAGGCCACGGGACCGGACGCGGGCGTCCCGACCGACTGGCACTTCGCCCACTACGCCGCCCGGGCCGCCGGCGGCACCGGTCTGATCCTGGTCGAGGCGACCGCGGTCGCCCCCGAGGGCCGGATCAGCCCGTACGACCTCGGCATCTGGAACGACACCCAGACCGACGCCTTCCGCAGGATCACCCGCTTCCTCAAGGAGCAGGGCGCCGTGCCCGGCATCCAGATCGCCCACGCCGGGCGCAAGGCCTCCACGGGCCGCCCCTGGAAGGACGGCGGGCCGGTCGGCCCCGACGCCGACGGCTGGCAGCCGGTCGCCCCGAGCCCCGTCCCGTTCGACGACGGCCACCCGGTGCCCGACGAGCTGACCACCGACCAGATCGCGGCGCTCCCGGCCCGATTCGCGGATGCCGCTCGCCGGGCGCTGGACGCCGGCTTCGAGGTCGTCGAGGTGCACGGCGCGCACGGCTATCTGATCGGCGAGTTCCTCTCCCCGCACAGCAACCACCGCACCGACGAGTACGGCGGGTCGTTCGAGAACCGCACCCGGTTCGCGCTCGAGGTCGTCGACGCCGTGCGTGCTGTGTGGCCGCAGGACCTGCCGCTGTTCTTCCGGATCTCCGCGACCGACTGGCTCGAGGAGAACGGCTGGACCGCCGACGAGACCGTCCGCCTCGCGTCCCTGCTGAAGGAGCACGGCGTGGACCTGCTCGACGTCTCCTCCGGCGGCAACGCCGCGCGCGTGCGCATCCCGGTCGGTCCGGGCTACCAGGTGCCCTTCGCCGCCCGGGTCAGGAACGAGACGGGACTGCCGGTGGCGGCCGTCGGGCTGATCACCGACCCGGAGCAGGCCGAGAAGGTCCTCGCCAACGGCGAGGCCGACGCCGTACTCCTCGGCCGCGAACTGCTGCGCAGCCCCTCGTGGGCCCGCCGGGCCGCACACGAACTCGGCGGGACCGTCCGTGTCCCCGAGCAGTACCACCGCTCGGTCTGA